The window CGCCCGGCCCAGGTGCCCGAGGACATCGCCCATGCCGCGTTGTGGCTGCCGCCGCCGGTGAAGCCCCCGCAGATCTCCTCACGGGTGGCGGCGTCCCCGGCGGCGTACAGGCCGGGGACGGTGGTGCGGCAGTCGTCGCCCGCGATCCGGATGCCGCCGGTGCCGCGCACGGTGCCCTCGGCGAGCAGGGTGACGGCGAACCGGTCGGTGAACGGGTCGATGCCCAGCCGGTCGAAGGTCAGGAAGAAGTTGGGCTGGGCCAGGCGCATCGCGCGTCGGGCCGCTTCGTCGGCGCGGTCCAGCAGGCAGTACACCTTGTTCCCCGCCAGCAGTGAACGGGCGATCACCGAACGGCCGCCCTGGCTGGCCGCGCCCTCCAACGGGGCACCGTCCGCCGTGGTGAAACTGGCGTACGAGTAGAAGGCGGTCTTGGTCACCGAGGTGTGCTCCGGCGCGATGCCGTAGGCGTTGGAGAACTCCATCCCCGAGAGCTCGGCGCCGACTTCGGCCGCGTACAGGGCGCCGTCGCCGGTGTTGGTGTTGGTGCCGAGTGCCTTGCTGAGGAACGCGCAGCCCCCGGTGGCGAGCACCACGGCGCCCGACCGCACCAGGAAGGGGTGCCCGGCCTGCCGGCGGTGGCCCGCAGCACCGGCGACCGAACCGTCGATGGCGGTGAGCAGTTCGGTGACGGGGCTGTGGTCGAGGATGCGGACACCCGCCCGCCGCACCCGGATCCGCATCCGGCGCATGTACTCGGGGCCCTGCAGACCGTTCCGCAGCTGGCGGCCGTCCGGACTGGTCGGGAAGGGATAACTCCCGCTTTCCGCCAGCTCGTTCATGTTGGCGTAGGTCTGGTCGAGGACTCTGGTCATCCAGCGACGGTCGGCCAGGTAGCCGCCGAGCGCCTCCCGGCTCGCCATCGCCGCCTCGCGCCGCACCGGCTCCGGGTCGACGTACCAGACACCGGTGCCGCCTGCCGCCGTCGAGCCGCTCGTCCCGCAGTACCCCTTGTCGGCCAGGACGACGTCCGCGCCCGCGCGGGCCGCGTCCAGCGCCGCCCAGGTGGCCGCCGGGCCGCCGCCGACCACCAGGACGTCGGTCGTGAGCTCCTGTCGTGTACTCATGTCAGGCCTCTCAACCGCCCAGCGGGGCGCGCCAGGCGGTGAACCGGCGCTCCAGCGCGACCAGCAGCTGGTTGAAGACCAGCCCGATGACGGAGATCGTCACGATCCCCGCGTACATCTGCGGGATCGCGAAGTTGTACTGCGACGCGTTGATCAGATAGCCGAGTCCCGCCTTCGCCCCCACCATCTCGGCGGCCACCAGTACCAGGATCGACACCGCCCCGGCGAGCCGGACGCCGGTGAAGACCACCGGCACCGAGGCGGGCAGGATCACCTTCTGGAACAGCCGGGGCGCGGAGAGGTCCAGCGAGCGGGCGAGCCGGATCAGCGTCGGGTCCACACTGCGCACCGCGCTGATGGTGTTGAGCAGGATCGGCCACAGGCAGGCGTACAGCACGATCGAGATCTTGGACGTCTCGCCGATGCCGAGGATCAGCACGAACACCGGGAGCAGGGCGAGCGCCGCCGTGTTGCGGAACAGCTCCAGCAGCGGGCTGAGCAGGTCGGCCACCGGCCGGTACCAGCCGATCAGCAGGCCGAGCGGCACACCGATCACCACCGCCAGGCCGAAGCCGCTGAGCGAACGGGTCAGGCTGGCCAGCGTGTTGTCGGCCAGCTGGCCGTTCTGCAGCAGCCCGTACCAGGCGCCCAGCACCTCGCTGAACGGCGGCAGGAAGGTCGGGTCCACCAGCTCGAACCGCGGGGCGAGCTCCCAGAGCAGCAGCAGCGCGACGATCGCCACGGATTTCGTGGCGCCGCTCAGCAGTAGCCGCAGCAGACGGCGCGGCACCCTCGACCGGAGGGCCGGCGCCGGGGCCGCCGTCCCACCCGGGGCCGGTGGCGGGGTCGATGCACTGCTCGGGGCTGATACCCCGCCCGGGGGCGGTTCGACCGTAGGCCGGGGTTCGACGGGGAGCGTCCGCACGTCCACCGCCGCGCGCGGGTTCAGATCGGTGCTCATATGCGGCTGACCTCTCTCTCCAACTGCTGCGCACGGCTGACCTCGTCGTGCAGCAGGCTCCAGATCCGGTGGCGGTAGCGGGCGAACTCCGGGCTGGATCGCAGGTCGTGACCGGCCGCACGCTCACCCAGGTCGATCGGGACGACTTCCTTCACCCGGCCCGGCCGCGACGTGAGCACCGCGACGCGACCGCCCAGGTAGACCGCCTCCTCGATGCCATGGGTGATGAACACGACGGTCTTGCCCGTCCGCCGCCAGATCCGCAGTAGTTCGTCCTGGAGCGACTCGCGGGTCTGTGCGTCGAGCGCCGCGAACGGTTCGTCCATCAACAGGACGGCCGGGTCGTACGCGAGACTGCGGGCGATCGCGACCCGCTGCTTCATGCCGCCGGAGAGTTCGTGCGGGTGGCGGTCCTCGAAGCCGGTGAGACCGACCAGGTCGAGGTACTCCCGTGCCCTGGCGGCCCGTTGCCGCCTCGCCACGCCGGTGGCCTCCAGGCCGAACTCCACGTTGCCCTGGGCCGTCCGCCACGGCAGCAGTGCGTACTGCTGGAAGACGATGCTGCGGTCGATCCCCGGGCCGGTGACCGGCCGGCCGTCGAGCAGGATCTCGCCGGAGGTCGGCGCCGTCAGTCCCCCGAGGAGGTCCAGCAAGGTGGATTTCCCGCAGCCGCTCGGTCCGACGACCGTCAGGAACTCGCCCTTGGCGACGTCGAGTTCGACCGAATCGAGGGCGATGAACCCGGAGGGTGGGCGGTCTCCCGCACGCCCCCGGACCGGGAACGTCTTGGTGACCTGGCGGAGGCTGATGTGATCGGTCATCGCGGGCTCAGCTCCCGGCGGTGGGAGTGGGCGAGGCGGCCGAGTAGCCGTTGAACTGGTTGGTGTAGAGGTCGGCCGCCTTGACCTGCCCGGCCTTGATGTCACCGTGGGCGGTCAGCCAGTCGATCCAGAGCTGGAAGGTCTGGTCCGTGATCCGGCCGCCGGGCTCGGCGACGCCGAAGGACTTCCAGTACTGGAGCGCCGCGACGTCCTCGTTGCGGCCACGGCGCTTGATGATGTCCGTGCTCCGGGCGATCACCTCCTCGCGCGGCGTCGTCCGGGCCCACTCGATCGCCTTCGCGACCCCCGTGACGAAGACCCTCGACGTGGTCGGGTTCTGGTTGAGGAACCTGTCGGTCAGCACGTACGTGCCGGCGCTGAAGGCGCCCAGCAGGTCGAAGTCGCTGAACAGCGGCCTGATCCCGCCCGCCGCCAGCGCCTTGTCCCGCAGGACGCCGCCCAGCGAGGCGACCTCGATCTGCTTCTGGCGCAGCGCCTGCTCGGTGTTCACCGGGGGCACGACGATCCGCTCGACCCGGCGCAACTCCGATGCGGCGAAGCCGTTGCGCTGGAGGTAGGTGTCCAGCACCGCCTCGACGTGGGCGCCGAGCGTGTTCATCCCGACCTTCTTGCCGACCAGGTCCCGGGCGGAGCGGATCGGGCTGTCCTCCAGCACGTAGTAGCCGTTGTAGGAGGCGGCGTCGACGCCGTAGTAGCTGATCGCCGCCTTCACCGGGGCCCCGGCCGCGATCAGCTTGACGACGGCGCCGTTGAACGCCCCGCCGAAGTCCGTCTGCCCGGTCGCCGCCGACTGGATGTCCTGCGGGCCGCTGATCGTGTTACCCACCCACTCCAGCTTCACGTCGCCGAAGTAGCCGAGATCCTCGGCGAGTTCGGGCAACGTCACCTGCCCGACCCAGCCCTGGTAGCGGAGCTTCTTCGTCTCGGCGCCGCCGGCCGCCGTCGCCCGGCCGCAGGCGGCGGCCGCCGCCGCGACCGCGGCCAGCGTGAGGAACCGGCGTCGGGAGGTGGGTGGGGGAGCGGGCCATGAGGTCACGGGCATGGGGAGGTCCTTTGCGGGGTCGGCTGGGTACGCCGACGGGGACGCGCGGCAGGGCTGCGCGTCACGCGGCGAGGCGGGTGAACGGCTGATGGTGAACAGGAGCGCACCCGGCGCACAGGGCCGGGGCGGGGCGCCTAGGGCGCGGAGGCCGCGCAGGACGGCACGGCCGGGTACGGCGACAGCCCGGAGCTGCGGCCGCGACGTCAGGGCAACCGTGCCGGTAAGGCAACCGTGCCGGTAGGGCGACCGTGCCGGTTCAGGCCGACAGGTGAGAGGAGCGCGTCAGCGCCAAGGGGCGCCGGTCAGTGGCAGACAGCACAGATGGCGCTCGCGTGTCGTCGTAGATCGACGTGCAGGCGGCCCACAAGGCGCTCGGATTGGCTCACGTCCGACAGCCTGGCAGCTGACCCGAACCAGGTCAACGAATGTTCAGCCGCCGGAAGAAACCCGCCTCGGCCGGACCGGGGGCCCCGCGCAGACGCGTCCGGAGTCGCGCGGGGCGTCGCTCCTGGGGGCGGACCAGGGGTCGAGCCGGGGGTCGAGCCCGTCGCCGGCGGGCTCTCGGATGGGGCCGTACAGAAGACAGCCCGGCCGACGGGTCGAGTGGTTGCCGGCCGCCGCGACTCGGCATCGGTGGTCCGCCCCGTCGGCGGCTATGCGGCCCGGCGCATCGCAGGAGCCCCGTACCAGACGTTCTGCGGAAGGACCATCCTCACCTTCAAACCCGACTCCGACTACATCGATCCCGAGAAGCCGAAGCCGATGCAGGGGCAGTTCCATCCGGCAGCCGCGAGGTCAGCTTCACCGCCGGGCGCCAGGGCTGGTGGAACCACACCAGCCTCAACAGCAAGTAGCCACGAAGGGCGCCCCCACCGCGGCGCGAAAGGCGACCGTCGGGCCCTGGCCCCAGTGGATACCCCTGGCTGGAACGTCGGCCTTCGCGTCCGGCTCCGTGCTGACGCTCGACGGCGGCGGGTCCCTCGTCTGGGCCGACCGGCAGACGGATCACGTGAGGCGCCGGGGGTGGGGCGGCCGTCCCGGCGGTAGCGGTCGCCGCGGGGCGTCCGAGCGGGCGCGGGTCACGGGGCTCGCGACCCGCTCGTGGGTCCTGCGCGATCGCGGTTACTCGGCGTAGGGCTGGTCGGTTCCCTGGGCGCTGTAGCCGAGGCTCCAGATGTAGCCCTCCGGGTCGGCGAAGGTGCCGCCGTACCCGCCCCACGGCAGAGCGCCGGCGGGCTTGAGGACGGTGGCGCCGGCCTGCTGGGCCTCCGTCATGATCTCGTCGACCCGTGCCTCACTACGGACGACGTAAGTCAGGACCAGGCCGCTGAAGCCGCTGCCCTCCTGGTCCGTGCCGACCAGGTCGGCCAGGCCCTCGCGGCCGTAGAAGCCGACCGGCGAGGCGCCGTCCGATGCGAAGAACACCGAGACGCCGTAGTCGTTCTGGATCTTCCAGCCGAGCCCCTCGGTGTAGAACCGCTTGGCCCGGTCCATGTCCCGGACGCCGAGGAGGATGGAGCTGACGTGCGCCTTCATGGCTCACTCCTTGTACTGGTGGATGTGTGTGCGCTACTGGTGGAGGTGTACGCGATGTGTGGGGGTGTACGCGTCGGCGATCCGGGCCGGGGCCCGGCTGTCGTCGGCGGCGCGGACGATCGAGCGGGGTTGGGCGCGCAGGACCCGGTGGCCCGTCGGAGGCGCGGCCCGTCGTCAGGACGGCGTGGGGGCGAGCGCCTCGGCGGCCTCCCAGACGAACCCGTCCTGGTCGGTGAAGGCCCCGGCGTCGCTGCCGAGCACGATGCGGTGCGAGCCCGTGCCGTCGACGGGGACGCCGAGGTCCTTGGCCAGCGCGCGGCGCTTGTACAGCGCCAGCTTGACGGTGCCGGCCCGACCGGGGGCGAACTCGGTGTACTTGCCGCCGAAGCTCTTGGCCACGGTCAGGCCCCGGTCGACGTAGACCTGCTTGGTGGCCTTCACGTCCTCGACGCCGAGCAGTAGGACGACCTCGTCGATCTCGCGGGTGGCGGGGCCGCTGTCCTTCTTCGCGGAGGTCGCGATCTTCCAGATCGTCCCGTCCGGGGCCTGGACGACGCCGCCGTAGCCCCACAGCGACTTCGCGGCGGGCTTCAGGACGGTTGCCCCGGCGTCCACGGCGGCGCCGACGAAGCCGTCGACGGTCGCGGGCCCGGACACCGTGAGCGCCAGGGTGAAGCCGCGGAAGCCGGAGGAGTGCGCCCCGGACGCCCGCAGGCGGATGTGCGCGTCCACGCCGAAGGCGCGGTAGAAGCGGAGGGCGGCCTCGGGGTCGGCCACCTCAAGGGTGACGGAGGAGAGGGACGTGTGGGCTGCGGTGGAAGCGGTGGTTGCCA of the Kitasatospora sp. NBC_01246 genome contains:
- a CDS encoding FAD-binding protein, with protein sequence MSTRQELTTDVLVVGGGPAATWAALDAARAGADVVLADKGYCGTSGSTAAGGTGVWYVDPEPVRREAAMASREALGGYLADRRWMTRVLDQTYANMNELAESGSYPFPTSPDGRQLRNGLQGPEYMRRMRIRVRRAGVRILDHSPVTELLTAIDGSVAGAAGHRRQAGHPFLVRSGAVVLATGGCAFLSKALGTNTNTGDGALYAAEVGAELSGMEFSNAYGIAPEHTSVTKTAFYSYASFTTADGAPLEGAASQGGRSVIARSLLAGNKVYCLLDRADEAARRAMRLAQPNFFLTFDRLGIDPFTDRFAVTLLAEGTVRGTGGIRIAGDDCRTTVPGLYAAGDAATREEICGGFTGGGSHNAAWAMSSGTWAGRGAAGYARALGPGAHRRTLAPAGRAGLRPTGTPGGDAREIVTTVQHEVLPYDKNYLRHGDGLTGALTVLDDAWARLRAGLRATGADAIRARQAAALAANARWMYRSALARTESRGMARRLDHPDQDPAQHHRIATGGLDEVWTRPLPRTTTEVTA
- a CDS encoding ABC transporter substrate-binding protein codes for the protein MPVTSWPAPPPTSRRRFLTLAAVAAAAAACGRATAAGGAETKKLRYQGWVGQVTLPELAEDLGYFGDVKLEWVGNTISGPQDIQSAATGQTDFGGAFNGAVVKLIAAGAPVKAAISYYGVDAASYNGYYVLEDSPIRSARDLVGKKVGMNTLGAHVEAVLDTYLQRNGFAASELRRVERIVVPPVNTEQALRQKQIEVASLGGVLRDKALAAGGIRPLFSDFDLLGAFSAGTYVLTDRFLNQNPTTSRVFVTGVAKAIEWARTTPREEVIARSTDIIKRRGRNEDVAALQYWKSFGVAEPGGRITDQTFQLWIDWLTAHGDIKAGQVKAADLYTNQFNGYSAASPTPTAGS
- a CDS encoding ABC transporter permease produces the protein MAIVALLLLWELAPRFELVDPTFLPPFSEVLGAWYGLLQNGQLADNTLASLTRSLSGFGLAVVIGVPLGLLIGWYRPVADLLSPLLELFRNTAALALLPVFVLILGIGETSKISIVLYACLWPILLNTISAVRSVDPTLIRLARSLDLSAPRLFQKVILPASVPVVFTGVRLAGAVSILVLVAAEMVGAKAGLGYLINASQYNFAIPQMYAGIVTISVIGLVFNQLLVALERRFTAWRAPLGG
- a CDS encoding ABC transporter ATP-binding protein, encoding MTDHISLRQVTKTFPVRGRAGDRPPSGFIALDSVELDVAKGEFLTVVGPSGCGKSTLLDLLGGLTAPTSGEILLDGRPVTGPGIDRSIVFQQYALLPWRTAQGNVEFGLEATGVARRQRAARAREYLDLVGLTGFEDRHPHELSGGMKQRVAIARSLAYDPAVLLMDEPFAALDAQTRESLQDELLRIWRRTGKTVVFITHGIEEAVYLGGRVAVLTSRPGRVKEVVPIDLGERAAGHDLRSSPEFARYRHRIWSLLHDEVSRAQQLEREVSRI
- a CDS encoding VOC family protein; this translates as MKAHVSSILLGVRDMDRAKRFYTEGLGWKIQNDYGVSVFFASDGASPVGFYGREGLADLVGTDQEGSGFSGLVLTYVVRSEARVDEIMTEAQQAGATVLKPAGALPWGGYGGTFADPEGYIWSLGYSAQGTDQPYAE
- a CDS encoding glyoxalase, coding for MVMATTASTAAHTSLSSVTLEVADPEAALRFYRAFGVDAHIRLRASGAHSSGFRGFTLALTVSGPATVDGFVGAAVDAGATVLKPAAKSLWGYGGVVQAPDGTIWKIATSAKKDSGPATREIDEVVLLLGVEDVKATKQVYVDRGLTVAKSFGGKYTEFAPGRAGTVKLALYKRRALAKDLGVPVDGTGSHRIVLGSDAGAFTDQDGFVWEAAEALAPTPS